Genomic window (Caldinitratiruptor microaerophilus):
TCCCGGCGGGCGGGATCGTCCAGCAGTTCCGTCAGCGCCCGGTACAGGCGCTCCGGGGCGAGCTCCGCCTCGCGGAACATCAGCACCCCGCCCCGCCGGGCCAGGGCCCGGGCGTTGTGCTCCTGGTGGCCGTGAGTGGCGTGCGGGAACGGGATCACGACCGCCGGCAGGCCGCGCGCGGCGATCTCGGCCATCGTGGTCGCGCCCGCGCGGGTGACCGCCACGTCGGCTGCCGCCAGGGCCAGCGGCATCTCGTGGAGGTACGGCAGGAGCCGCAGCCGCGGCTCATCCTCCGGGGCCAGGCCCACCGAGCGGTAGAGGGCGTCGACCTCGTCCAACTGCCGGGCGCCGGTGACGTGGATGAGGTGGAATCGGGGGCGCTCCAGGAGCCGGGCAGCGACGGGCACCAGCGCCTGGTGGATCCCCCGGCCGCCCTGGCTTCCGCCGAAGGCCAGGACGACCTCCGCCCCCGCCGGCAGGCCGAGCGCCTCCCGGGCGGGCTCGCGCTGCGCTTCGAGGACGGCGCGGCGGACCGGGTTCCCGAACGCGACCAGGCGCGCGCCCGGGGGAAAGTGGCGGCGGGCCTCCGGGTAGGGGATGAAGACGACGCCGGCGATCCGGCTGAAGAGGCGCACCGTGACTCCGGGGAAGGCGTTGCCCTCCCAGAGCGCGATGGGCACCCGCAGCATCCAGGCGGCCGCGAGCACGGGCCCGGAGACGAACCCGCCCGTGGCCAGCACGGCGTGGGGCCGGAAGCGGCGCACGTGGCCCAGGGCCTGGAGGGTCCCCAGGCCTGTCCGCCACAGGCCCCGGAGACGGCCCCGGAGGCCGATGCCCACGAGGGCCCCCGCGGACACGCCGGCGAACGGGAGCCCGGCCCGGCGAACGAGGTCCGCCTCCAGCCCCCTCTCCGATCCGACGTAGAGGAACTCCGCCTCCGGCTCGAGCCGGCGGATCTCGTCGGCGATGGTGAGCGCCGGGTAGATGTGCCCGCCTGTCCCACCGCCGGTCAGGAGAATGCGTACGGACGACAATGTTGCCTCCGCTAGCGGACGGTGTATCGCGAAACCCCGAGCAGGATCCCCACCCCGGCGAGCGTCACCACCAGGGCGGATCCCCCGTAGCTGAGGAGGGGCAGGGGGATCCCGGTCGCGGGGATCGACGCGGTCACGACGGCCACGTTGATGATCGCCTGAAGGGTGATCATGCTCGTGACGCCCGTGGCCAGCAGGCAGGAGAACCGGTCCGGGGCCGAGGCGGCGATCCGGAGGCCCCGCCAGGCGAACAGCAGGAACAGCAGGATGACCAGGAGGCTGCCGAGAAACCCCAGCTCCTCGCCGATGATCGCGAAGATGTAGTCCGTGTGGGGTTCCGGCAGGTACCAGTACTTCTGCCGGCTGCGACCGAGGCCGACCCCGAAGAGGTGCCCGGAGCCCAGGGCGTACAGGCCCTGCAGCACCTGCCAGCTCTCCTTCAGGGGGTCGCGCGCGGGGTTGAGCCAGTTGAGGATGCGCGCCCGGCGGTAGTCGGCGCTGAAGGCGTAGTACGTGGCGGCCGCCGCCCCGGCGGCGAGGAGGCTTCCCAGGTGGAGGGGGCGAGCGCCGGCCGCGAAGAGCATGACGTAGACGGTCGCCGCGATCGAGATGGCCGTGCCCAGGTCGGGCTCGAGCATGATGAGGACGAACACGACCCCCAGGATCGCCCCGGGGAGCAAGAGCTCGCGCAGGCTCTGCAGCCGCCCGACGCGCGCCAGGTAGTCGGCCATGAAGACCACGATGGCGAACTTCATGAACTCGGAGGGCTGGAAGGCCAGCGGCCCGACGCCGATCCAGCGCCGCACGTCGCCGCGACCCATGCCCACGCCCGGGATGAGCACCACCACCAGCAGGGCGATGCCCACCAGCAGGACGATCCGGGACCAGCGGGCCCAGTGCCAGTAGTCGACCCGGGCCACCAGCCACATGACCGCCAGGCCGCCGATGGCGAAGAGGCTCTGTCGCTTCAGGTAGTTGAACGGGTCGCCCAGGTCGGCGGCGGCGCGGGCCACGCTGGCGCTGAAGACCATCACGATGCCGAGGAGGAGAAGCGCCCCCACCGCGAGGACGAGGCCGGCGTCCACATCCCGGCGCTGCCTTTCGATGATCAAGCGGCCACCGCCTCCCGCCCCGTCACAGCATGGCTCCCAGCCCGATCCAGGCGAGGGCCACCCCCACCACCGAGGCGAGCCAGAGCCGCCGGACCACCGCCGGCTCGGGCCAGCCCACGAGCTCGAAGTGGTGGTGCAGGGGGCTCATCCGGAGGATACGCTTGCCGGTGAGGCGGAATGAGGCGACCTGCAGGATCACGGAGAGGGTCTCCACGACGTACAGGACGCCGGCCACCGGCAGGAGGAGCTCCGTCCGGGTCAGGACTGCCAGGGCAGCCAGGGCGCCGCCCAGGAACAGGGAGCCGACGTCCCCCATGAACACCCTGGCCGGGTGGCGGTTGTAATAGAGGAAGGCCAGGCTCCCGGCGGCCACGGCGGCCGAGAGGATGGCCAGGCCCCCCTGGCCGCGGAGCAGGGCCACGACGGTGTAGAACCCGAAGACGGCCACGGCGCTCCCGGCGAGCAGGCCGTCGGCCCCGTCGGTCAGGTTCACCGCGTTGCCGGTGCCCACCACCACCAGCACGATCAGGAGGTAGTACCAGTTCCCCAGGGGAAGGGTGGTCCCCGTGAAGGGCACCCGCACGTCCGTGCCGAGGCCCAGGAGGTCCGCGGCCGCCCAGGCAAGGCCGGCGGCCAGCAGCACCTGGCCCACGAGCTTCTCCCGGGCCTTCAGGCCCAGGGGCCGGCGCAGGACCACCTTCAGGTAGTCGTCGGCCAGGCCGATGAGCCCGTGCCCCACCGCCACGGCCAGCGCGATCAGGACAGGGGCCAGGTGGCGCGGCTCCCGGGGCGCCAGGGCAAGGGTGAACAGGACGGCGGGGATCGCGAAGATGAGTCCGCCCATGACCGGGGTCCCGGCCTTCGCCAGGTGGGTCCGGGGCCCCTCCGCCCGCACGACCTGCCCCGCCTTGCGCCGCCGGAGAAGCGGGATGAGGACCTGTCCCGTGAGGAGCGCCAGGAGATAGGTGCCGGCGAGCGCCACCAGGAGGCGGGTGGAGAGGGTCATGCCGCCGACCCCCCCGGCCCGGGCCCCCCGAACAGGAGCCGCAGGCGCTCCACGAACTCCTCCATGCGCATCCCCCTCGAGCCCTTCACCAGCACGGTGTCGCCCGGTTGCACCAGGCCGGCCAGGGCCGCCAGGGCCGCCTGCCGGTCAACGAAGTGGTGCACCTCGGCGAGCCCTGCCTCCCGGGCCCCTTCGGCATATCCCCGGGCGAGCTCGCCCACCGCCACGAGCACGTCGGCGGCGGCCGCCGCCGCCTGCCCCACCTCCCGGTGAGCCGCGGCGGCCAGGGCGCCGAGCTCGAACATGTCGCCCAGGATGGCCGTCCGGCGGCCCTGCCCGGACCGGGCGAGCACCGCCAGGGCGGCCTTCACCGACGCCGGGGATGCGTTGTACGTGTCGTCGAGGATCCGGACGCCACCGGTCTCGACGAGCCGCATGCGGAACTCGCCCGGGTCGACGGTGGAAAGGCCCTCCGCCGCCTCTTCCAGGCTGAGGCCCATCACGAGGCCGGCCGCCAGCGCCGCCAGGGCGTCGAGGGCCACGTGCTCGCCGGGCACGGGGAGGTAGACCTGGGCCTGCCCGGCGTGGGAGCGCACCCGGAGCCGCTGCGCGCCCAACCCGCCGGGCGGGGGCGGCGCGGGTTCCGCCCCCTCCAGGGCGACGAACTCCGTGCCCCGGGCGACCTTGCCGTAGTACACCACCCGTCGCGGGTGGGCCGCGGCCATCGCCGCCACCCGGGGGTCGTCCCCGTTCAGGATGGCCACCCCGTCCGCGGGGAGGGCCTGGACCAGCTCGGCCTTCGCCCGGGCGATGTTCTCGATGGTCCCCAGCAGCTCGAGGTGCACCGGCGCCACGCAGGTGACCACGCCCACCTCCGGGCGGGCAATGCTGGCCAGGTAGGCGATCTGGCCGGGGCCCCGCATGGCCATCTCCAGCACGGCCGCCCCGTGCTCGGGGCCCAGCCCGTTCAGGATCGCCAGCGGCAGCCCCACCTCCGAGTTGAGGTTGCCCGGGTTGCGGAGAGTCCGGTAGCGGCGGGAGAGGACGGCCCACACGAGATCCTTCGTCGTGGTCTTGCCCACGCTGCCCGTCACGGCCGCCACGCGGACCGGGAACTGCTGGCGGTGCCGGGCCGCCGCGGACCCGAGCGCGAGGAGCGGGTCCGGCACGCGGATGAGGGCCATCCCCGGCGGCACCCCAGGCACGTCCCGCGCCACCAGGGCGCAGGCGGCGCCGGCCGCCGCGGCGGCGGGAACGTGGAGATGGCCGTCGGTGCGCGCCCCCGGCAGGGCCACGAAGCAGTCGCCCGGCTGCACCTGGCGGCTGTCATGCCGGAAGCCGGCTACCGGCGCGCCGGGGTCGCCCCGCAGCACCTCGCCTCCGACCCACCCGGCGATCTGCCCCACCGTCCACCGGGGGCTCGCCGGGGCGGGCCCGGGTGCCGCCGGGTCGCCGCCCACGGGCCCTCTCGGGGGGATCACGCCGAACGCCCGGCCAGGCGCGCCTGGATCGCCCGGCGGGCTACCTCCCGGTCGTCGAAGGGGATCCGCCGGTCGCCGACGATCTGGTACGTCTCGTGTCCCTTCCCCGCGATGACGACCACGTCGCCGGGCCGGGCGATCTCCACCGCCCGGGCGATGGCCTCGGTGCGGTCGACCCGCACCTCGTGCCGGTCGCCCGCCGGGGCCACCTCCAGGAAGCCCTGCTCGACCTGGCGGACGATGGACTCCGGATCCTCCGTGCGCGGATTGTCGGAGGTGATCACGGCGTAGTCGGCCAGCCGCGCGGCGATGCGCCCCATGGGGGCCCGCTTGGTGGGGTCGCGGTCCCCGCCCGCCCCGAACACCACGATGACGCGGCCGCGCGCGAACGCGCGCACGGCCCGGAGGACGTTCTCGAGCCCATCCGGCGTGTGGGCGTAGTCCACGAACACGCCGAAGGGCTGGCCGGCACGCACCGCCTCCATGCGGCCGTCGACGCCGCCGGTCGCCTCGAGGGCCCCCTGGATCACGTCGAGCGGGATGCCCTCGACCACGGCGGTGGCCGCGGCGGCGAGGGAGTTGTACACGTTGAAGAGCCCCGTGAACTGCAGGTGCAGGCGGGCGCTCCCGCCCGGCGTCACGAGGGTGTAGGCGGCGCCCTCCGGCTCGATCCGGATGTCCTCGGCCCGGACGTCCGCCCGCTCGCGCACGCCGTAGGTCAGCACCGGCACCCGGCACAGGGAGCGGTAATACGCCGAGGCCGGGTCGTCGGCACCCAGGACGGCCGCCTTCGGGCCGGGCTTGACGCCCTCGCCCAGGCGGCGGAACAGGATCCCCTTGGCCTCCCGGTAGGCGTCCATGTCGCCGTGGAAGTCCAGGTGGTCCTGGGTGAGGTTGGTGAAGACGCCGATGTCGAACTCGAGCTCGTCCGTGCGGTGCAGCGCCAGGGCGTGGGAGGAGACCTCCATCACCGCATGGTGCGCCCCGGCGTCCACCATCCGGGCCAGAAGCGCCTGCAGTTCCGGCGCCTCGGGCGTGGTGTGCACCACCGGCAGCGCCTCGTCCACCACCCAGTTCCGCACGGTGCCGATCAGGCCGGTCGGGTGGCCGGCCGCCTTCAGGATGGCCCGGATCAGGTGCGTGGTGGTGGTCTTGCCGTTCGTCCCCGTCACGCCGATGACCCGCAGGCGGCGGGAGGGGTGCCCGTGGAACCGGGCGGCGATCGCCGCCAGCGCCCGCCGGCTCGACGGCACCTCGAGCACGGCCACCCCCGCGGGCGCCGGGACCGCCCGCTCGACCACCACGAGCGCGGCGCCGCGGGCCGCCGCCTCGCCCACGAAGTCGTGACCGTCGGCCCGCAGACCGCGGATGGCGACGAAGGCCGCCCCCGGCGTCACCTGCCGCGAGTCGGCGGTCACGCCCGTGACCTCCCGTGCGGGGTCGCCCTGCACGAGCCTGCCGAGATCCGCAACGTCCCCTACTTTCACGCGCGCCCCTCCATGTTCCGGTTCCGCGCCGGAGGCACCCGGACGCCCCAACCTATTTTACAGTTCTGCCCTCCGCGCGGTAGGCGCATAACGCGCCCGTCAAAAGGAAAACGGGGCGAGGTGCAAACCCGTTACGTCGACGGACGGGACGCCGGGCCCGGCCCGGGTGCCGAGACCCGCGCGGGACCCGCAGGGGGTTCGAGCCAGATCCGGATTCTCGCCCGGCGGGGCACCGCGCTCCCCGCCGCCGGCTCCTGGCGCACCACGGTGCCGCTGCCCTCGGCGGTCACGTAGAGCTCCATGCCTGCCAGGAGGTCGGCCGCCTCCCGCAGGGTGCGGCCGCGGAGGTCCGGCACCCGGACCTCCCCGTCCCCGGGCGGCGGCAGCTCCGGCTCGGCGCGGGCCCGGAGGACGGTCCCCCGCGTCACGAGGGCGCCGGCCGGAGGGAACTGCCCGGTGACCAGGGCTCCGGAACCTTCCAGCAGGATGCCGAACCCGGCTTCGCCGGCCACCTTGCGGGCTTCTTCCGGTGACAGGTTGACGAGGTTGGGGACGGGGACGGGTGGAGAGGCCTCGGGGCCGCCCGGCGCGCGCTGGGGCGGGATGCTCAGGTAGCGCAGGATGTCGCCGATGATCTGGCTGAACACCGGCGCCGCCACCTGGCCGCCGTAGGTGAGACCCTCCGGCTCGTCGATCATCACGAGCACGGAGACCTGGGGGTCCGGTACCGGCGCGAAGCCGGCGAACGAGGCGATGTAGCGGTCGAGCTTGCGCCCGCCCTCGAACTTCTCGGCCGTGCCGGTCTTCCCGGCCACGTTGTAGCCGGGCACGGCGGCCTGCCGGCCGGTGCCGTTCGTGACGAC
Coding sequences:
- the murG gene encoding undecaprenyldiphospho-muramoylpentapeptide beta-N-acetylglucosaminyltransferase, which codes for MSSVRILLTGGGTGGHIYPALTIADEIRRLEPEAEFLYVGSERGLEADLVRRAGLPFAGVSAGALVGIGLRGRLRGLWRTGLGTLQALGHVRRFRPHAVLATGGFVSGPVLAAAWMLRVPIALWEGNAFPGVTVRLFSRIAGVVFIPYPEARRHFPPGARLVAFGNPVRRAVLEAQREPAREALGLPAGAEVVLAFGGSQGGRGIHQALVPVAARLLERPRFHLIHVTGARQLDEVDALYRSVGLAPEDEPRLRLLPYLHEMPLALAAADVAVTRAGATTMAEIAARGLPAVVIPFPHATHGHQEHNARALARRGGVLMFREAELAPERLYRALTELLDDPARRDRMARALRAAAMPDAGERIARRVLEVAGRGVRTSGPAPE
- a CDS encoding UDP-N-acetylmuramoyl-L-alanyl-D-glutamate--2,6-diaminopimelate ligase; protein product: MKVGDVADLGRLVQGDPAREVTGVTADSRQVTPGAAFVAIRGLRADGHDFVGEAAARGAALVVVERAVPAPAGVAVLEVPSSRRALAAIAARFHGHPSRRLRVIGVTGTNGKTTTTHLIRAILKAAGHPTGLIGTVRNWVVDEALPVVHTTPEAPELQALLARMVDAGAHHAVMEVSSHALALHRTDELEFDIGVFTNLTQDHLDFHGDMDAYREAKGILFRRLGEGVKPGPKAAVLGADDPASAYYRSLCRVPVLTYGVRERADVRAEDIRIEPEGAAYTLVTPGGSARLHLQFTGLFNVYNSLAAAATAVVEGIPLDVIQGALEATGGVDGRMEAVRAGQPFGVFVDYAHTPDGLENVLRAVRAFARGRVIVVFGAGGDRDPTKRAPMGRIAARLADYAVITSDNPRTEDPESIVRQVEQGFLEVAPAGDRHEVRVDRTEAIARAVEIARPGDVVVIAGKGHETYQIVGDRRIPFDDREVARRAIQARLAGRSA
- the mraY gene encoding phospho-N-acetylmuramoyl-pentapeptide-transferase; the protein is MTLSTRLLVALAGTYLLALLTGQVLIPLLRRRKAGQVVRAEGPRTHLAKAGTPVMGGLIFAIPAVLFTLALAPREPRHLAPVLIALAVAVGHGLIGLADDYLKVVLRRPLGLKAREKLVGQVLLAAGLAWAAADLLGLGTDVRVPFTGTTLPLGNWYYLLIVLVVVGTGNAVNLTDGADGLLAGSAVAVFGFYTVVALLRGQGGLAILSAAVAAGSLAFLYYNRHPARVFMGDVGSLFLGGALAALAVLTRTELLLPVAGVLYVVETLSVILQVASFRLTGKRILRMSPLHHHFELVGWPEPAVVRRLWLASVVGVALAWIGLGAML
- a CDS encoding UDP-N-acetylmuramoyl-tripeptide--D-alanyl-D-alanine ligase; translation: MIPPRGPVGGDPAAPGPAPASPRWTVGQIAGWVGGEVLRGDPGAPVAGFRHDSRQVQPGDCFVALPGARTDGHLHVPAAAAAGAACALVARDVPGVPPGMALIRVPDPLLALGSAAARHRQQFPVRVAAVTGSVGKTTTKDLVWAVLSRRYRTLRNPGNLNSEVGLPLAILNGLGPEHGAAVLEMAMRGPGQIAYLASIARPEVGVVTCVAPVHLELLGTIENIARAKAELVQALPADGVAILNGDDPRVAAMAAAHPRRVVYYGKVARGTEFVALEGAEPAPPPPGGLGAQRLRVRSHAGQAQVYLPVPGEHVALDALAALAAGLVMGLSLEEAAEGLSTVDPGEFRMRLVETGGVRILDDTYNASPASVKAALAVLARSGQGRRTAILGDMFELGALAAAAHREVGQAAAAAADVLVAVGELARGYAEGAREAGLAEVHHFVDRQAALAALAGLVQPGDTVLVKGSRGMRMEEFVERLRLLFGGPGPGGSAA
- the ftsW gene encoding putative lipid II flippase FtsW, with amino-acid sequence MIIERQRRDVDAGLVLAVGALLLLGIVMVFSASVARAAADLGDPFNYLKRQSLFAIGGLAVMWLVARVDYWHWARWSRIVLLVGIALLVVVLIPGVGMGRGDVRRWIGVGPLAFQPSEFMKFAIVVFMADYLARVGRLQSLRELLLPGAILGVVFVLIMLEPDLGTAISIAATVYVMLFAAGARPLHLGSLLAAGAAAATYYAFSADYRRARILNWLNPARDPLKESWQVLQGLYALGSGHLFGVGLGRSRQKYWYLPEPHTDYIFAIIGEELGFLGSLLVILLFLLFAWRGLRIAASAPDRFSCLLATGVTSMITLQAIINVAVVTASIPATGIPLPLLSYGGSALVVTLAGVGILLGVSRYTVR